A region of the Geminocystis sp. M7585_C2015_104 genome:
CATGGAAAAAGAAACCCTGGGTGCCTATGATAGGATTACCCTCTCCATACATAAAACCATAACCCACCGCCCAATAGGCTATGGTGGCAATAGCAAAGACGATCAAATTCTTGGCCAAAATATTAACCGCATTTTTATGCCGGCAGAAACCAGTTTCCACCATAGCAAAGCCGGCATTCATGAATATTACCAATACCGCACAAAACAACAAAAACACCGAGTCCAGGATAATTTTTATCTCCTCTAGGGTTTTAGGGCCTTCTAACCCCTGTGCCATTACCGCCGCATCCCATAATACTACTATTAGGGCACTTAGGGGAATACAGGCCAACCAGTAGGGGGAGATTTTACGGGTTATTTTGTCTATCAGACTCAGAGTTGCACCTTGTTGGATTACACTCTGTTGCCCTTTTGAGATGCCCTTTTTATTTTTTTTTAACCTCATCCCCATATGCTCTCCACTGATATGTGAGATAACTTTTATAAAACGGTAGGATAACTGTTAAATATTTATGGTTTTCACCCCGAATTTCTGTATTGAAATATACAATTATTCTCTGTTATGTGGCCCCACTATTGGTTTAACCTTCCTCCTATTTTCCGCTACATTCTCATCTTTGTCGCAGCCTTTCCTCTTTTATATATTTTTTTGAATTTCGTTTTACTCCCCCTTTTTCGGCGGCTGGAAACAGACATCCCTCTGGTTACCCTCAATCTTTCTATTACCCCCATTCTCACTATCTTCATTCTTCTTTACGCCAAGTTCATATTTTCCCTGCTGGACTTCTCTTGGCAGGGTTTAACCCTTAAGTTTCTTAATGCTGCCTTAATAATTGTCCTCAGTTCCTGGTCTGTAACTCTTTTGAAACAAGTGCTCATATACTATTTGCGGGAGTATACCAAACAGACGGAGGTGATGTGGGATGACGTGTTACTGCCGTTGGTTGGTGCCATTTCCCCTGTGATTATCTTTTTGGTTGCCGCTGTCTTTGTCTTGAAAAACTTTGGTGTTGATTTAACTGGTATTTGGGTAGCCCTAGGCGGTGCTACTTTTATTATTGGTTTCGCTTTAAAAGACATTCTCGCCAATTTTTTCAGCGGTATTGTTTTACTCATCGATACCCCCTTTCAATTTGGGGATGTTTTACGCCTAGAAGACGGCACCATTGGTATGCTACAGCGCATTGGGGTCCGTGTTACCAAACTCTACCTCTTCAACCGCCATTGTGAGGTTTACATCCCCAACAGTATTCTCCAAAACCAGACTATTACCAACCTCAGTCGTCCTACTTCCTACTACTATTATACCAGCACCCTTGAAATCCCCGCACAATTAGACATAGATTATATTCGCAATTTGATAACAGAAATTGTCTTGGCCCACCCCGATACCCTGGCCGATATTGACACCAAAATACGTCTTATTGATAAATACTATGTTGTCGATGACCCCAGTCATCCTCTCAACGAACAACAAAAATATGGCAAACTCCGTCTCTTGGCTGAACAAAAAGTTAACCAAAAACTACAAGAAATTGAGGAATCTTTGGAGGCTCTAGTTGTCACCCTCCAGTTTGCTGAAAAAGGGGGTTTAACCTCTGAAGAAATCAGTAATATTTATCAAGAATACCAACAAATATTATACCTTATGGGTTTAGTAATTACCCCTGAAGCTCCACCTGACAACTCTCTTAATCTACCTATAACCGAGTCCAAAGACACATCCAACCTTATTGATTTAGTACGACAGTGGTATCGAATTTGGCTAAAAGACCCCAATCTCAAAGAAGAAGACTTGTATTTAATACCCCAAGAATGGGAAATAAAAATTAATTTACTAAAAAAAAGAACTTACCGTCTCTATCAGAAAATAACTAAACCTAAACGAGAAGAAACTCGTCTCGATGACTACGTTTTAGAATTGAATGAATGGCTCAAATCCCGCTTTAAGGAAAGAAATAAATGGCAGGAACCTCAAATTTGGATTAAGGCACTAAATCACGACGAAGGATACCTCTACTACCAATTCCAAATCAATTTCTGTGTAGACGACATCAAATTAGAATACGGCCAACGTGGCGATCGTATCTGTAGTCAAATCAATCAGGAAATTCTTCGATGTCTCGAACCTTCTTTAAAAAACCACATAAGGCCATAGTTCCCTTTTGTCCAAGTGCTACTTTTGACTTCCCGTAAAACCCACATTACCCCTCTCCGAAAGATTTACTACTATATGAACATAGAAAAAGGAAATTAAATTTTGTAAAAAATGTTGCATTTCCGAGCAAGGCGGGGGTTTTTCTCCTGTAATTCCGGCTACAATTAAAATAGGATTAAAAATAAAGAAAATCTGA
Encoded here:
- a CDS encoding ammonium transporter, with amino-acid sequence MRLKKNKKGISKGQQSVIQQGATLSLIDKITRKISPYWLACIPLSALIVVLWDAAVMAQGLEGPKTLEEIKIILDSVFLLFCAVLVIFMNAGFAMVETGFCRHKNAVNILAKNLIVFAIATIAYWAVGYGFMYGEGNPIIGTQGFFFHGDATPYGNENYPKAVPAAVSFLFQVAFAGTAATIVSGAVAERIRFNAFLIFSFLLVAISYPITGRWVWDGSWLANLGFKDFAGSTVVHSV
- a CDS encoding mechanosensitive ion channel family protein — protein: MWPHYWFNLPPIFRYILIFVAAFPLLYIFLNFVLLPLFRRLETDIPLVTLNLSITPILTIFILLYAKFIFSLLDFSWQGLTLKFLNAALIIVLSSWSVTLLKQVLIYYLREYTKQTEVMWDDVLLPLVGAISPVIIFLVAAVFVLKNFGVDLTGIWVALGGATFIIGFALKDILANFFSGIVLLIDTPFQFGDVLRLEDGTIGMLQRIGVRVTKLYLFNRHCEVYIPNSILQNQTITNLSRPTSYYYYTSTLEIPAQLDIDYIRNLITEIVLAHPDTLADIDTKIRLIDKYYVVDDPSHPLNEQQKYGKLRLLAEQKVNQKLQEIEESLEALVVTLQFAEKGGLTSEEISNIYQEYQQILYLMGLVITPEAPPDNSLNLPITESKDTSNLIDLVRQWYRIWLKDPNLKEEDLYLIPQEWEIKINLLKKRTYRLYQKITKPKREETRLDDYVLELNEWLKSRFKERNKWQEPQIWIKALNHDEGYLYYQFQINFCVDDIKLEYGQRGDRICSQINQEILRCLEPSLKNHIRP